The following nucleotide sequence is from Aedes aegypti strain LVP_AGWG chromosome 3, AaegL5.0 Primary Assembly, whole genome shotgun sequence.
tatgtATTAGAaagtcaaattttaaaatttgcaattgctttgataaaaaatctttctttttccgatgcttcgattgaaatatgggttttcaaagaaaaggcttatatggtcattttccacaaaattggccataactcaaaaacgaaaaaataagtacatttcaaaaatttcagcgattaaagcttatgaaattaccttctgtaaaatctatttttgaaagttttccactaattggaacatagtttttccggcttttctttacgaattttctcaacggtggaaacttttgtggaaaactgtttccagttattttttttttatttcttgagaaaatttgctttcattttcataaaaaaaactttgtttctacgatgcttcgttcttgagttatgatttttcaaagaaaaggctcaaaatggcacattgcacattttttacaaaattggccataactcagaaacgaaaaaaaagtacatttcaaaaatttcagcgattaaagcttatgaaattatcttctcaaaaatatttttttgaaaattttccacgagttggagcatagtttttccggcttttctttacgaattttctcaacggtggaaaattttgtggaaaactgtttccagttaatatttttttattcctgagaaaatgctttcattttcataaaaataaactttgtttctatgatgcttcgttcttgagttatgatttttcaaagtaagtagtgtcaggggaaaacaaaaaaaaatccaactgagttttccggaaaagtAGGCGACCCAGAATTTTCCtcattttttaattcatatattgatgagccctgcctgtgaaaaaagtttcatgaaaatctgagacctttcggcccaaacccgtacggaaataaaaaaaaacccctaCTCCTTAATCTATGACAAAGTCTTCAGCCCCTGATGAGATTGTGTATGGATTTAGCCAGATTGTAATATTGAATTCATAGCAAGATATtcgatgaataaataaatagcgAGGTTATATGGATATATCTGGCAGATTTTTTATAAGTTTTTGATGAGATTCTTTGGAAAATCTTTGATGGATTGCTTGGGAGACtcttgaatttattttaaaaatttggttcagCTTTTCATTCAGCTTCATAGCTCATTGTCAGAGTTTTGTCAGATCAAGTATTTCCCCAGGAGCCAACCATGTCGTAGTTTCAAACGCATGATTTTGAAGGCATTCTTGAAAGGGAATGGGTTGGCTATGGAACTTTGTCCTTTTGTggaaatttagtttaaatttacATACACAGAGCAGAAGATATTGTTGTCCAAAACTCTTTCGAAATTAAAGTTCTTTTAAGTTCACAGTATTTcattaatttattcaaaaaatcacaaataacATAGATAAAATCCTTCAAATTTGATCGGTctgtatgagaaaaaaaacaagaatatcgaGCCGcaggatcattttttcatcctttttaatttttaggCATCCTGGGAAACATcctggaaaactgattttgaatggacacgcTGTTTACATCTCGGTGTGTATTTATCAATCTTAGTCCAATGTTGATAAAACTCAAAGAGACATCAAATGTGCGATACAATCTTATTTGCAATGAGCttaactgcccataaatgcatgtcagtcccatgtttactgtatttcctattcacatgggacaattatgcgtttatatACCTATGTAGGATAAGTGCTCCATTATCTTATGCTCCCATATTCATGCTATTTGAGATCTAGCGATTAGAGCACCGTTTAGTTTGTtatcatgcatatttcagaccagcaaaaaaataatactaaaaTGAGAGATAAATCGAATTGGCCTTCAGTTCCTAGTTATGCGTAGGATGAATATAAGAATTATTGGAACGCTCACCTTGTCAGGACTTGTAGCAAGTTACTTTCTAGTGACTAGTGACATGTTGAAATGCTTTTAAATgggcggtgaatggcgtccttatggtgttctagtaaaaaaaaatatcagcttTCCGCAACTTATGATAACAGTTTCGTTGTTATAAAACCTTCTTACAAGTATTCTGTAAACATTAAATGATCGGATAAACTATTAGactgacaactaccgaaaagctaaacattacatataatttgcaattgaattagatggacaaattgatgtgaagatttgcgaaaaagttacacgtcttctcagtgagaatcgaactcacgactccccgatctctagttggggcgcgttaccactacgccatgagaggaatgaattcaatttcagctcaataatcacgtggtcctttttcgcaaagtgcacctctttcggaagaattagatgcccatccaaacacaacgatttctatatatatccaatgcctagcccgagagcgcattgtttcttaggtataggaatagcacactacactagccagcaactgcgctggctgaggtatctattgtgtgggcttccaatgggtcgcgacgttctcaaacgaccggttacggaacatgagtccgttgctcgataaatacatgttttttttaattatgaatcgtggtttacggctaaccagccgagtggaagtttaacaactaccgaaaagctaaacatcacatataatttgcaattggattagatggacaaattgatgtgaagatttgcgaaaaagttacacgtcttctcagtgagaatcgaactcacgactccccgatctctagttggggcgcgttacggacctctttcggaagaattagatgcccatccaaacacaacgctttctatatatatccaatgcttagcccgagagcgcattgttttttaggtataggaatagcacactacactagccagcaactgcgctggctgaggtttctattgtgctttgtATTTATTaagcatcattatttttaagtgaaaaattaaaaaaaaaaacaagtaatcaagtacagtcaactttcgttcgttgcactaaacctatagcccacctagtgaaaaactttcactaatcgggctgagtttttagctgtcaaaatatagaatacaatagaaattcagagctaccaacattgatgaATCGAGCTTTATGTCAAAAAGAGACGTTTGTCTTCGTTTTAACGGGAacccaattaaaacgaagcccatctaaagatagtgcaacgaacgaaatacGATTGTAAAACACCTCACAGCATCTTTACAATAGGTGTAGCTATGCCCTCACATAAAAAATGAGAAGAAAGTTGGTTCGAAAGTTAAGTCACGTCAAGAAACTATGAATAGCtataatttttgcaaaaattaatCGATGTCTATAATTTCTGGAGTGAACATCTCTCACTTGAATAGCATTGAACTGAGTTAGAAATTTTAAGGATAAATGTTTGCTCCACTTGAACTTCTACCTCACTTCACTGTACTGGAAAAAACTTgatgtttgatccaaatttttaacattGGCCGCATATAGATCGAGATATAAGCATACAAATTGCCACGTTTTCCAAAGCGTCATCACACTTTTGATTACACGGCGCAACAAAtatgacatgtttgcgtgtctcaaggattaaattttgtgtctctagtagatttggggttactgaatctgatgccgttctcagaaatgtccctgcACTTCACAagttttagctacaggtcgccaaagttgtataaaacactggtttaattgatctttatatgaaattttaagtatgatttatcaaacttttttgtgatctaatccagcaggcatacaaaataggacTAAAACttccatttcagatataatttgattgaaattacaCGATTGAATATAgattgaattgattttttcaacttgcttgcagtctctatacaaaacttttcgtttctcttatatggcaaaatacaatacttttctgaatcaccAAAAAGTAACTCTTGAGCTTCGAAACTATTACgaactttgctgataagtattgttatacacataaagtttgaattctgtggcaaattaagcgaataaattaccatacaagctggggaacttgcatacaagttggctgatatagtcaaattttgcattctcaacagccaatatctcaaaaactagacgtgctacgatattttcgaaaacgacAATGGATTCAGTAACCCTTAATTaggtaaatagcggtattttgacgCTTGAGACAaaatgtgttccgcagtgttagcGGAGTATGTCAACTTTAATGCTTATTTCAAAGTGCTAACAAAAATGAGTGTTCTCaatcaaattatttatttttccatcatttgttatcatttaTTACTTTATTCAGGACTGTATTTCACAGTGAAAACATCCATGAATGGGAAATACGATGATTGCGGGTCCAGTAGATCGGTCAGAAAGCAAACGGTCCCAGCGATGCCCTCATACAAGCTGTATGGTCGATCAGGAGTTCTTGCGCCATCCAAAAAAGTGTCAGACGTCAAGAATTCCGTGAACTTAGCCGCTCTGTAGAGATACTTGCGCTCTCCCGTAAGGCGGTACATGAGCAAAAAGGCATATCCGTTCCCGGCGATACCGTGGCAAATTCCAGGACCTTTGCGCAATAGACCATGTCGCCAAATTGAGTCTGCACACTTTCGACAGCCTCCCAGGTAGCTTTCGTCTTTGAATATCAGATAGGCCTTTGTCAAAACATAAATTGCGCCGGAACAGCCATGGCACCAGTGAATCAATTTTTTGTCCGAGTTGAAAAGTCTTGTTGGAAAGTTTCCATCAGCGTCCTGGATTCCGGCAAAATGTTCAACCGATTTTTTTATGTCGTCAAATTTTGTCTTTGAAACATTGTTAAACTCGCCATCGGTTTGTGTGAACCAGGGTGATTCCAAGAGCATATGGAGAATTGAACATAAGCCGTGAGCTGCTCCTAAGTAATCACTATCATGATACTCGTACATAAGCGGAAGAGGGGCTTTCCGTTTCATGGCACATTCACGTCCTCGTGATACCAGCATATTACACACATCCTTAATCAACTCATTCGGTATCGGTTTCGATGGTATAACTTGATTCAGCCAATAGGCACCGCTAACGTATCCAGCTCTTCCCACAAGAATCTCATCTGCATCATAGCTCATGGATTTGCAAGTTTTGAGACCCTTCTGGAAGTCCGCAATGCTTCGAGTCACTTCGTCTGATTTTCGCAGCTCATTTGAGATTGCGGCCGATATGGCGGCTATTCCAGCATTTCCACACAGAAACGCAATAGATGCTCTTCTATCCGAAGCCTTTGCAGCTGCGATCTGTTTTGCTCGATTTATGTAAAAAGATGCATGTTCCAAACATGGGAATAAATCCTTCAAATCTTTTGATTGACTCAATTTCCAAAACATGAATGCAATtcctaaaattttccaaattaattgaatttaaagCTATTGATTACAAGAATTTCAATTACATACCGGCATCACCTACGTAAAGATCTTCTCGTAGCTTATGAGCACTCTTTTTTGTTTCGGTGAGAATAGTCTGAACATAGTTTTTTACCAGCTGAATAACTTTACCTTTATCAATTAGTTCCGAATCACCATGCTTCGAATCATTGTAATCTtcgtacaaattttcaaaatatcttgacATATTTACTGAATGTTTGTTGCTCTGATCGCCTCTAAACAAATTTCGCAGTACGATAATGTGCCTAAGCTGACTATGACAAAACGTGTTGGTATTCGTTGTTGCCGTTCACAGATGCTGCCATCTACTTTTCCAGATGATAGGAAAAGTGGATTGAAAATGATGACGAAGAAAATTGTGTATAGCATAGCATATAGGGAGCAAATTCAGAAAGGCATTCAagaattaaaatcaaaaatggTTTAATATGGGAAGATAGATTTATGACTAGCAAAGTAACAATCGCCTTTCCTTGAAACCTATGTGTTCTATTCTTCATCCAAAGGACAAGAACCGGTTTCGTAGATGCGCGTATATACATGTGTGTATTAGTTCGGGACGAATTTACACGGTGTGTCTAAAACGGGTAGTAACGTAAAAATGATCACCAATATTGCACCAACCACTTGAAAGGTATGGTGGTACCTAACATCATCTCcttgaatttgaaaatgtttcatcgagggaaatgaaagcttacattacattcatttcttatatctaggtgttctgttttagacaacactatcatcctaatttggtaaaacgaatttaagcttttattgacatttggttaacaacatattacattttattttccgtagtagttcagattttttacaggtgagttgatttcacctgcttatgaaagaaaaaaaacacgattTCAATTTACTtcacctaacttaacctaaatatataacacattaatcgtgacaatagaagatttaacgatttttgtctgaaattatgaattattttatttgacatttgttccaatgtttcaacattggatattctatgtggTTGTCCGACATTTCGCGGTAAACTATTCCGCGGTCAACCATTTCGCGGAATGTATCATTTTGCGGTGAACCGTCTTGCGATTAGTACCATTTCGTGGTGTGGTTTTTCCTACGAGTTGCACTGAAAATTGTTGGTATTATCACTAATAATATTTTCATCGctgatttacccttcttttgaacacagGGAGTCCTTCaaattgcattgttaagataGATGAAACATCTCGGTCCACGAAATGGCACTGACCACGAATTGACGTGCCGCCAAATGGTACTAACCGCGAAATGGCGTACCGCGAAATGGTATACCGCGAAGTGGATTACCGCAAAATGTTATACAAtcattctatgtaactcattggtactatacccgGAAGGAAGCTGTAACTTACAGGCCGTGTTACTCCCAGCCTAGAtgagacccccccccccccccgtctCCAAGCCTCAGGCTCGGCGCTACGCTCTTGTCACTCCGCGAAAGAAACATGGTCTATGTGCACAGATTTATTCCCACTTCCTTGACGTCCTACTTCCTGTTCCTCTCTTTCTCCTAATCTTTCCTTCTCTTTACTTGCGTCCGTTCTCAACATCGACGCCTCCCACTTTCTTACAACTACTCCTACCTTACACTTTCGTATCTTTTTCGGGACCCGTGCACTGAAGCACCTTCTTCGCTGCTCCTTCACTGACCACTGGAATTACTTCCGCTATCCGGGCCAGGGGGCGGTTGACTCCTTCCTTCTCCTTTGTCTGCAGCATCTCGTGGACCTCCTGCCTGTCCCGTGCGCCCCTCGAGTGTGGTGACGGACTCGAGGCTTCAGTGATCCGTGGATTCACTGGAAAGCCTGGGTTTCCAAGCGCACTCGGTTGTCGTTCTGGGTCGTCAACGTAGGTAGGTTACGGTGGAATGGCTCAAACCGCATGGCGTTTTTAAACAAAAACCGCGAGGTCCTGTGGGCACGACGAGGGTTCAAAATGGTGGGTTAGGCACGATACGGTCGAACTAGGTTCATGGTTCCTCTCTTCTTCCTTTTGAGCTATCTTTCCTCTTAAGATTTTCACTAGGTACTTGAACTTTATGCAATTGCTGTAAAGCGCGACTGTTCTCGTTGAAGATCACCCGACTTATAAAGTGTCTTGCTGGTGAACGTTGACCCCGAACCTTTGGCCGTTGACCCATGTCCATCTACGTCATCGATGATCCGCCTCATCATGGCCACCCATTTCGCCACCCCCATGGCCGCCCATTCGTGTGGTTTATCGCAGCCCTGGTGGTGACTAGCGGACTACTCTCGTCCTATAGGATGGAGCAGTGTTGGCTCGTTCGTGGGAGCTTTCGGGACATTCTACTCTTAAACTATCTACAAACGTTTTCtttttttacaatatatttACGAAACTGAACGCGACAAATGTCATCAACACTAGACATCACACTGACACTGTTTACAAagcttcagaaaatttttcaaaattttattttgaatcctctgcagagctttcggGACGAATCCGTGTATGTCTAAAACTATTAATAACGCAAAAATGATGAAtcacctaaatatataacgcattaatcgcggcaatagaagattgcaacgatttttgcctgaaattattaattattttatttgacatttgttccaatgtttcaacattagatattctatgtaactcattggtactataccagggatgaagcttcagaatcattttcaaaattttattttgaatcctctgcaaagctttcttcctggtattacaacagctagtccatattggtatagcaagggcaggcaatcgtcagcttcgtcacagtgcgatgacgaaataaaaaaagacatcgtcatccagtataataactctggcagttcgtcatctcgtcatcgacgaaagaatgcacgacgaacgtcaatccaaaatcgtcaacgaacaactttgtcttcattccgttcgctcctctttctcaaacgaaggaggcgttcattgtatattcgcttgctatgcACAAAACGGCGAATGCCATCCCAGAATTGCTTGAATTGGCGATTTAACCCGTACCCCTCAAGCTTcaacaatagctctgttggtaagcgcgtgacgttgacgattcagagatcgtttgttcaattccggacacgttttgttttttgtttttgttttagtttttcaaaaaaaggctcataatctatcgacgctcagagctcccgaacgaagattcgactATAACGAAGGAGgtttatttgttcgtcatgacgccgagcctttgtggcggaccactgcagcaaatcgtcatccaacgctggttgagtggagtgacgatgacgattctttttttagtttcgtccACGACTTTtcccatttgacggtgacgattgccTACCCAGGGTATAGCATACAACATGACCGACCTGAAAAtctgtttgaatatcaaaagcttgttcttaagacaaagttttgattttctattaataaggggataaagacattttacatatttgttacatttggcttgaatgccatcaatgtgatttttgaagattaaattcttatctagcatgagccctagatacttaccttcatctgaccaatttattggaatccctctcaacGTGACATGTCTacatgaaggtttcaaataaagagcttttggtttatgtgggaatattatgagttgagttttggaagcattaggagaaatcttccaattttgcaagtatgaaaatatccaaactttttttcaatCTAGGGtcaatgtaccaatagccgcatagctaagaacaaatattcgtataaaatcgaaaaataacgctagcgtaattatttttacactatctgaaagctttttatcttggttttgtggtaaaaatatgaaaactacgaaaactcatatgtttgtatttattatcgcttgtgccactataggaatacatgtgcctatagtagcactatttctaatttctgttcctatggtagcactagcatcacagcgctggcaaaatactaatcaaaaacgtatttttataaagcttttatattttttcttcaaagtgtggatcaaaagctttcgtttgatgtaaaaaaagttcttaattcattaattatttcgtataataaaaaatagtttctctctgtagtgctactataggaacaataggtttactataggcgcaagggagctcaaattttttcaaacattttttgaacaaaatcaagctgtgtatcaacggtacttagataaatagctcctgaccttcatatcaaaaaatattttgaaaagatttacagCAAAACAGttgtaaaaagccactagtgcaactataggggactgtccactaagggaacactgaccctactaacagatgacacgcaggcttcgtcctttagcggagaggcatgtgtcatccgcaaacaaagatttttgacatccctaaggtaactcaggtaagtcagatagaAATTgtttgtataatattggccccaaTATGCTgctcttacagaaagtcttgcagacttggagttctgagtATTATCCTGAAGTGTACaatttgacaaataactttggattattctaactatgtacttatgtggaaaaatttAAGCTCCTTAATTtaacgatcaagccttcatgtcaAACGCCGTCGAATgcattttctatgtctagaagagcaagaccagtagaatagccttcatattggttggaacgaatcaaatttgttacacgtaaaagttgatgagtggtcgaatgttcatgtcgaaatccgaactgttaattttcgaaaattgaattttcgttgatgtggaccatcattctgttgtAAGTTCTGAACCTGTACACTATTGCAATAGAAATAAATGAGGAAATACCTAGTTAACATAGACaactttcaataaaaatcaagttgatTACGAACGTAAAACATTTGAATTTATTCTTGTTCCTTCTCAACACATCACATTATCCTTCCTTGCTTAGCTGAGATCTGCTATCACAAGCCCCAGGATCGTGTGCTTTGAGAATCCGTTCCAGTTCGAATAGATGGTCATCCTCTTCCCCAGGGTAAAGTAGCCTCATGGCGTCGGCCAGCTTATACACATATTCAACGTTTTTTCCACTTTCACCGGTTGCTCCGAGGATTTGTTGGGCAATCTGCTCTAAACTGTCGTCCTGCCCAGCGAAAGACGGATTTTCCTTGGTAGCCAAATAGAGCAGTATGTTTTTCGGTTCGTTGAATTGTGTTTCGCTCGTGGGGTAGGGATAGAATAGGACTTTATGTCGTTCATAGCCATTCTTTTCCCGATGATCCAGATGGTTCAAGACATCAGTTTTGTTAGTTTCTGCTATTCTATACCCCATTCCCCAAACCTTTGAGTCAGGGTTCTCCGAATGAATAAGTGTGACCACACGGCCAGGCTATAAATTGAAAGATAGTGATTAGAAGATTAAACTTCATTATATTTGAAGACAGACCTTGTCATGGGTGCCTCTATGGTCTATGCTATTTTGATAAAACCTCCTGTTGTATCCTTTGATGTACCCTGTTCGCTTTTCCTCATAGGGAAAGTCGGCCTTCCAAACCAGGGAACCGTACCCGAATATCCATGTTTCACTATCTGGCTGAACAGCACCCTGATCACAATTATCGTGAGGACTGCTactcattttgcaacaaatatgaGAATTTGGTGTAATACTGATTTTAAGCATAGACTTTACGAGAGCACCCAAATTTCTACTTATCATCGGAGACCTGAAAGGATGACTGAAAAAGCTGCGATGACATACCTAGGTCATGATTGTCAGAGACGACGAACCAGATGATTACTTTGATGATATTGGTGCCATAATTTCAGTATATCACTTACGGTGCACGCTATGCCTAAAGGGGTTTATTATGTAGCTTTCATGTACCTTAGATTTTAGTTCCAAGGAAATTGCTCCATAAGAAACAAGTTAGCGAATACACCCGTTTTTTTAGAGAGATCGTTTTAAATTCTTTCTAGTTGTCCATGGACAACAATAAATATCTAAGCTGTCAAATTGGCTTATTCAGAGATATTCAGTTATTTTAGATATTCTCATTCTACGTTGAAAATTGAGACAAAACCCAAGGTTTCAACATTTTTCGTGCTCTGCCTGGAACTACCAAGTAAATTCTAAAGCtaagtagggtagatgtaccaatagtggaggcactaagcacgattgaacttcttttaaccgcctaaattcaagaagcgcaattaatgtacatgttaatgttgtaacgggaagtaacgaccattgacttaatgagaaaattgatttcatcgcagtaatccacggcatgtcagtgaaaaataatacctccactattggtacactgttcctttagttgcggtatttttttaatttgtgttcctatagttgcggtatccgttgttttcttatggaatcctccactataggaacactttaccgcaactattggtacaagtaagaaaagttttagcaattttagtgatatttcatcagttttgaagcaattcgaacgcttttttcaactattccgtgtatcaacaagccaatacgtcgattggcagtgtcagtTCTGTGGcgaatataataaaatcagtgaaaacggcactaccgcaactataggaacacccacaactaagggaacacttaccctatgctgttccgctcaagaaaagtaaaaatttctgcccaagaaatggtcaagaaatttcctacagtgagttccatttgaattgacatttcttttcaacagcgtactgcgatcaaagaaaaatgcttttcttgagcatttcttgcaagaaatttcccacgcatcgagataggcgattacttttctgttaaagtgcatacttcgcttaactcgtatacgatagtacataagagtacaaaagtggaggcaataTACGCACATGTACcataaagcgaagtatgcacttcaacagaaaagtaatcgcctatctcgatgcgtgggaaatttcttgcaagaaatgctcaagaaaagcatttttctttgatcgtagtacgcagttgaaaagaaatgtcaattcaaatggagctcactgtacgaaatttcttgaccatttcttgggcagaattttttacttttcttgagcggaacagcatacttaacttaaggctgcatgcaaaaggtacgtacacgggaaaaaattctgtggtaaaaataactattttagctgactacgcccattcttaaaactaccatggaaattcagaccaatttactatgtttacggtacaccccactgcattactggtacatttgacagaaataatttacaacaatctgattccaactacagacatggtaaaatcaagcgcatttctggtctgctgaaaattgccggtgcgagcgcttaagttaaccccctaaaatggtagcttgtaccgcacaattttttttgcgtgtatatTACCTCCATCCAGGGCCGCACTTACGAGGGGGCCGAGGGGGCCATGgcccacattttaggggcccccacaaatctcgaaaaaaatatttgtagttAAACTTTCACGAATAATCAGAACCAATGCAATAGTCCATACTTTTTGAAATCGTGTCATATTATTTGaagcattctattttttaaatatatatggAACAATAGGTGatgtttatgcaaattaaatgaaataaaacttttaaaacaaaacataacaatatttgaatttggatttggataAACGAGAAGGCCATCGTTTTGCTTAAATTCCTAAAGATTTTCTTACGTGACTATACAACTGTAACGAAAGCTTTCTCAACGAAGTTTAAGACTAGGTTCGCATGCAATTTATGTTTGCAGATCAAGTAATAGGACTAATTTATatacttattttgaaaaatactctAGCGATCACACTGAAGGGCTGGAAGTGTTTAAGTGCCTTGaatataggaactttagagatttctagcttgaaaaaaaaaaacagatcaaaAAGAGACCAGACAGGAACCAAGAATAGACCGAAAATGGTCCAAAcaggaaacagaaaaaaaaaaacaaaacgtaaACTAATAGGGAACAGAACATAAGATTTTGATTCTTAATCATCGaatcatttttcttttttttttttaatttctcgtgAAATTCgtagttttttgttttcatgattttctttaTAAATATAGTGATTATTCCGGAAATTTCTGCAGGAGCTCATTAAGTGATTATTTGCAGTGGAATTCCTCA
It contains:
- the LOC5575799 gene encoding lanC-like protein 3 homolog isoform X2, with translation MSRYFENLYEDYNDSKHGDSELIDKGIAFMFWKLSQSKDLKDLFPCLEHASFYINRAKQIAAAKASDRRASIAFLCGNAGIAAISAAISNELRKSDEVTRSIADFQKGLKTCKSMSYDADEILVGRAGYVSGAYWLNQVIPSKPIPNELIKDVCNMLVSRGRECAMKRKAPLPLMYEYHDSDYLGAAHGLCSILHMLLESPWFTQTDGEFNNVSKTKFDDIKKSVEHFAGIQDADGNFPTRLFNSDKKLIHWCHGCSGAIYVLTKAYLIFKDESYLGGCRKCADSIWRHGLLRKGPGICHGIAGNGYAFLLMYRLTGERKYLYRAAKFTEFLTSDTFLDGARTPDRPYSLYEGIAGTVCFLTDLLDPQSSYFPFMDVFTVKYSPE
- the LOC5575799 gene encoding lanC-like protein 3 homolog isoform X1, with product MSRYFENLYEDYNDSKHGDSELIDKGKVIQLVKNYVQTILTETKKSAHKLREDLYVGDAGIAFMFWKLSQSKDLKDLFPCLEHASFYINRAKQIAAAKASDRRASIAFLCGNAGIAAISAAISNELRKSDEVTRSIADFQKGLKTCKSMSYDADEILVGRAGYVSGAYWLNQVIPSKPIPNELIKDVCNMLVSRGRECAMKRKAPLPLMYEYHDSDYLGAAHGLCSILHMLLESPWFTQTDGEFNNVSKTKFDDIKKSVEHFAGIQDADGNFPTRLFNSDKKLIHWCHGCSGAIYVLTKAYLIFKDESYLGGCRKCADSIWRHGLLRKGPGICHGIAGNGYAFLLMYRLTGERKYLYRAAKFTEFLTSDTFLDGARTPDRPYSLYEGIAGTVCFLTDLLDPQSSYFPFMDVFTVKYSPE
- the LOC5575800 gene encoding putative glutathione-specific gamma-glutamylcyclotransferase 2, which gives rise to MISRNLGALVKSMLKISITPNSHICCKMSSSPHDNCDQGAVQPDSETWIFGYGSLVWKADFPYEEKRTGYIKGYNRRFYQNSIDHRGTHDKPGRVVTLIHSENPDSKVWGMGYRIAETNKTDVLNHLDHREKNGYERHKVLFYPYPTSETQFNEPKNILLYLATKENPSFAGQDDSLEQIAQQILGATGESGKNVEYVYKLADAMRLLYPGEEDDHLFELERILKAHDPGACDSRSQLSKEG